One window of the Epinephelus moara isolate mb chromosome 22, YSFRI_EMoa_1.0, whole genome shotgun sequence genome contains the following:
- the dpm3 gene encoding dolichol-phosphate mannosyltransferase subunit 3 has product MTKLLEWLFGVSVVGAVWALVSFDLLDLSLPQTYREVAWPMPLYLLVSFGCYSLATVGYRVATFNDCEEAAKELQEQIKEAREDLRKKGLKM; this is encoded by the coding sequence ATGACAAAACTTCTGGAGTGGCTGTTCGGTGTGTCGGTGGTGGGCGCAGTCTGGGCTTTGGTCTCTTTCGACCTGTTGGATCTGAGCCTGCCGCAGACTTACAGAGAGGTTGCTTGGCCGATGCCTCTGTACCTGCTGGTGTCATTTGGCTGCTACTCGCTGGCTACGGTGGGATACAGGGTGGCCACCTTCAATGACTGTGAGGAGGCGGCTAAAGAGTTGCAGGAGCAGATAAAAGAAGCCAGAGAGGACCTGCGGAAAAAGGGCTTAAAGATGTAG